ATATTGCTCTAGATGATGTGGCGCGTGTGGATACCTTTGAGAGTCTCGTGGATTTTGTGGCGAATTACCCTAGTCCAGACCAGAAAGGCCTCTACATCTACGGGGACATGGGAGTTGGAAAATCCTTCATGTTGGCTGCTATGGCTCATGAACTTTCCGAAACCAAGAAGGTTGCGACGACCATTATTCATTACCCATCTTTTACCATTGATGTTAAAAATGGAATTAAGGACGGTTCTGTCAAGGAACAAATAGACGCTGTCAAACAAGCAGAAGTTTTGGTTCTAGATGATATTGGTGCAGAGCAATTCTCTTCTTGGATTAGGGATGATGTTTTGCAAGTCATCCTCCAGCATCGTATGATTGAAGAGCTGCCTACTTTCTTTACATCTAACTATAGTTTTGCGGATTTAGAAGCTAAGCTATCCAATGGACGTCAAGGAGACGAGACTTGGCAGGCCAAACGTGTGATGGAGCGTATTCGTTTTCTTGCCAAAGAGGTTCACTTGAAGGGTGTTAATCGCCGCTAAGTTGAATCTAATTATGATAAAGAATAAGAGAGTTTGCTTCCCTTGGTGGAAGTGAGACTGCTAAATGAAGAAAGGAATCCCTATTTTAATCAGGGACTTAAACATATGACATTACCTACAGTTGCTATCGTGGGTCGCCCAAATGTTGGGAAATCGACCCTATTTAACCGAATTGCGGGTGAACGTATCTCTATCGTCGAAGACGTTGAAGGGGTAACACGTGACCGTATTTATACCTCTGCTGAGTGGCTTAACCGTCAATTTAGCTTGATTGATACTGGTGGTATCGATGATGTTGATGCACCATTTATGGAACAAATTAAGCACCAAGCCGACATCGCCATGACTGAAGCTGATGTTATTGTCTTTGTCGTTTCAGGTAAGGAAGGCGTGACAGATGCGGACGAGTACGTTGCCCGTATTCTTTATAAGACCAACAAGCCAGTTATCTTGGCGGTAAATAAAGTGGATAACCCTGAGATGCGTGCAGATATCTATGATTTCTATTCTCTTGGTCTTGGTGATCCCTATCCAGTTTCATCTGTTCACGGTATCGGTACAGGGGATGTTCTCGACGCTATCGTTGAAAATCTCCCAACAGAAGTTGAAGAAGAAAATCCAGATATCATCCGTTTCAGTTTGATTGGACGTCCAAATGTCGGAAAATCAAGTTTGATTAACGCCATTTTGGGGGAGGACCGTGTAATTGCTAGCCCAATTGCTGGTACGACTCGCGATGCCATTGATACAAACTTTGTGGACAGTGAAGGTCAAGAGTATACCATGATTGACACCGCTGGTATGCGTAAATCTGGTAAGGTTTATGAAAATACAGAGAAATACTCTGTCATGCGTTCTATGCGTGCTATTGACCGTTCTGATGTTGTCCTTATGGTTATAAATGCCGAAGAAGGTATCCGTGAGTATGACAAGCGTATTGCTGGTTTTGCCCATGAAGCTGGTAAAGGGATTATCATCGTAGTTAACAAATGGGATACGATTAAGAAAGACAATCATACTGTTGCCAACTGGGAAGCGGATATCCGTGAGCAGTTCCAATTTTTGAGCTATGCACCAATTATCTTTGTATCGGCTGAAACTAAACAACGTCTTAACAAGTTGCCAGAGATGATTAAACGCATCAGTGAGAGTCAAAACCGTCGTATTTCATCGGCTGTCTTGAATGATGTTATTATGGATGCCATTGCCATCAACCCAACACCAACTGACAAAGGAAAACGCCTTAAGATTTTCTACGGCACACAAGTTTCGGTTAAACCACCAACATTTGTTATCTTTGTCAATGAAGAAGAGCTTATGCACTTCTCATACATGCGTTTCTTGGAAAATCAAATTCGTCAGGCCTTCGGTTTTGAAGGAACACCAATCCACTTGATTGCTCGTAAACGTAAATAAAAAAAGAGACCAACCAGAATAGAATCTTTAAAGGTTGGTCTTTTGTCATTGTAAGGAGAAATGATGTTAGAAAATATTAAAGCTTATTTATCTAAACAAGGGGTTAAGTATATCAAACCTGAAAAAGCGGGTCTGCATCAAGAAGAGATGGAAGCACTCAAAGCTTTAGGCCAGGCTGCTCGCAAGGAAATGCAGGTCTTATCAAAAGCTCTAGAGGAGCGTCTGGCACCCTTTAAAATGGATCGTGTCAGCAATTGGGCCAATCAGGCACAAATATGTCGCCCACACTTTTGGTGCTATTATAGGGCCCCTGAGGACAGTTTAGACGATGTTGCCATGGCGATTCGCCTTTATGGTCAGCCTAAAAAATGGGGGATTTCTGTTGAGGTTAGCTTTGTCGAACGGAAAAAATCAGATACCACTCTAGCTAAGCAACATAAGGTCCTAGACTTACCGATTGCCCCCTCTCTATACTATTTTGCCCAGGAAGATGGTGTCAGTCATCGTGTAGAAGGAACTGAAGAGAATCGTCAGATGCTTAAAGCAGCAGTTAGATATGGTCGTATCCGCAAGGTATTGGTTAAGTATGATGTGGTAGTGACTACTAGTAAAACTATGGAAGAGTTAGTAGAAGAGCTCGCTGATGGATTTGATAAGTTGAAAGCCTATTACGAGAAAGCTAATAAAAACTAAAAAATCTCCAGGTTCTTTCTGGAGATTTTCCTTGTTATTTTGGTGCGATTACTTCAGCACCGCCCATATAAGGACGAAGAACTTCAGGGATAGTTACTGAACCATCTTCGTTTTGGTAGTTTTCAAGGATAGCAGCTACTGTACGTCCAACAGCAAGTCCTGAACCGTTGAGAGTGTGAAGAAGTTTTACTTTACCATCAGCTTCGTCACGATAGCGGATTTGTGCACGACGGGCTTGGAAATCTTCTGTGTTTGAACATGAAGAAATTTCGCGGTAAGTGTTTTGTGCTGGAATCCAAACTTCCAAATCGTAAGTTTTGGCAGCTGAGAATCCCATATCGCCAGTACACAAAGTGATGACACGGTATGGCAAGTTAAGTTTTTGAAGAATATTTTCAGCGTTAACTACCATTTTTTCCAATTCATCGTACGAGCTTTCTGGTTTTGAGAATTTGACCATTTCAACCTTGTGGAATTGGTGAAGACGGATCAATCCACGTGTATCACGACCAGCTGAACCAGCTTCTGAACGGAATGAAGGGCTCATGGCTGTGAAGTAGATTGGCAATTCTTTACCATCAAGGATTTCACCGCGATAGTAGTTTGTCAAAGGAACTTCAGCGGTTGGGATAAGGACATAGTCAGTACCGTCAAGCTCGAAAGTATCTTCCTTGAATTTTGGATATTGACCAGTACCGAACATTGAGTCGTGGTTAACCATGTAAGGTGTGATCATTTCAGTGTAGCCTTCTTTAGCGTGCTCATCCAACATAAAGTTGTAAATCGCACGTTCCAATTTTGCTCCAAGTCCTTTGTAGAAAAGGAAGCGAGAACCAGTGACTTTAGCACCACGTTCCCAATCTAGGATACCAAGGTCTTCCCCAAGATCCCAGTGAGCTTTAACTTCAAAATCAAAGTCACGAGGTGTTCCCCAACGGCGAACTTCTACGTTTTCGTCTTCGTCAGCACCTACTGGAACAGAGTCGTTTGGTGTATTTGGAAGTGTCACAACGATGGCATTAAGCTTTTCATCGATAGCAGCAAGTTCTGCATCAATTTCCTTAATTTCTGCAGAAACTTTTTGCATGGCTGCAATTTGTTCTGAAGCATCTTCTTTGTTACGTTTAGCTTGAGCGATACCATCTGAAGCGATATTACGTTGAGCTTTGAGTTCTTCAGATTTGATAAGAAGCTCACGGCGTTTAACATCAAGCTCTTTAAGTTCATTTAAAGTTTCAGCAGCAACCCCACGTGTAGCCAATTTTTCGGCAAGGGCATCGAAGTCGTTACGAATACGTTTTACATCTAACATAAGTTCCTCCAAAAAGTAAAACACTCCAGTGAAAGTGTTGGAGTGACATGAGCCACGGTTCCATCCAACTTCACAGGAGTGCACTTGTTTATGTTTTTAATTATTAGAAACGGTAGAATTTCGTAGGTTAACCCTACCTGCTCGCAGCAACCGCAGGCTTTCTGAAAGGATCTAGCTAGTACTTATCCGTCTGTTATATTATACAAAAATTATGATTTTTTGGCAAATAAACCTTTGAGTCGAGTGCCGATAGTTTGAATGAGAGTTGGCAACTTGACGACTTTTTCATTACCAAGATGTTCCCTAGCAATCTTTAGAATCTTTCCAGAATCTTTAGAAGCAAAGAGGAATTTGCTCTTGTCTGTCAAAACCTCAAAGTGGCGACTAATTCTTTTTCCGGAGACATTCGCACCGATTTGAGTGATGCTTGTCCATGGGATTTGAATGTATTGCTCGACATTGACATCTGGGTAGAATTCAAGAGCCACATCTCCTATTAGAAACTTACCGACTTTACCTCCGATAGCCATGTAGGAAACGCCTGTTGTATGCAGTTCAACTGTTTTGTTTAGTGATTGTGCCATATCTATCTCGCTTTTTGATTGTAGTACCTTTATTATAGCATAAGAAAAGAGTTCAGCTTTGCTAA
The DNA window shown above is from Streptococcus salivarius and carries:
- the dnaI gene encoding primosomal protein DnaI — translated: MERVGQTLNRTGHHGSGNATDLTKQILADPRVASFIQEHSLSQDEIKRSLPKFNQFLVECRKVKEGDASYIAKGYEPILTMNEGYADVTYKETRQLKEQQEQQAIAKRINLVSLPQSYRKITFADIALDDVARVDTFESLVDFVANYPSPDQKGLYIYGDMGVGKSFMLAAMAHELSETKKVATTIIHYPSFTIDVKNGIKDGSVKEQIDAVKQAEVLVLDDIGAEQFSSWIRDDVLQVILQHRMIEELPTFFTSNYSFADLEAKLSNGRQGDETWQAKRVMERIRFLAKEVHLKGVNRR
- the der gene encoding ribosome biogenesis GTPase Der, producing MTLPTVAIVGRPNVGKSTLFNRIAGERISIVEDVEGVTRDRIYTSAEWLNRQFSLIDTGGIDDVDAPFMEQIKHQADIAMTEADVIVFVVSGKEGVTDADEYVARILYKTNKPVILAVNKVDNPEMRADIYDFYSLGLGDPYPVSSVHGIGTGDVLDAIVENLPTEVEEENPDIIRFSLIGRPNVGKSSLINAILGEDRVIASPIAGTTRDAIDTNFVDSEGQEYTMIDTAGMRKSGKVYENTEKYSVMRSMRAIDRSDVVLMVINAEEGIREYDKRIAGFAHEAGKGIIIVVNKWDTIKKDNHTVANWEADIREQFQFLSYAPIIFVSAETKQRLNKLPEMIKRISESQNRRISSAVLNDVIMDAIAINPTPTDKGKRLKIFYGTQVSVKPPTFVIFVNEEELMHFSYMRFLENQIRQAFGFEGTPIHLIARKRK
- the serS gene encoding serine--tRNA ligase → MLDVKRIRNDFDALAEKLATRGVAAETLNELKELDVKRRELLIKSEELKAQRNIASDGIAQAKRNKEDASEQIAAMQKVSAEIKEIDAELAAIDEKLNAIVVTLPNTPNDSVPVGADEDENVEVRRWGTPRDFDFEVKAHWDLGEDLGILDWERGAKVTGSRFLFYKGLGAKLERAIYNFMLDEHAKEGYTEMITPYMVNHDSMFGTGQYPKFKEDTFELDGTDYVLIPTAEVPLTNYYRGEILDGKELPIYFTAMSPSFRSEAGSAGRDTRGLIRLHQFHKVEMVKFSKPESSYDELEKMVVNAENILQKLNLPYRVITLCTGDMGFSAAKTYDLEVWIPAQNTYREISSCSNTEDFQARRAQIRYRDEADGKVKLLHTLNGSGLAVGRTVAAILENYQNEDGSVTIPEVLRPYMGGAEVIAPK
- a CDS encoding DUF956 family protein → MAQSLNKTVELHTTGVSYMAIGGKVGKFLIGDVALEFYPDVNVEQYIQIPWTSITQIGANVSGKRISRHFEVLTDKSKFLFASKDSGKILKIAREHLGNEKVVKLPTLIQTIGTRLKGLFAKKS